The following are encoded together in the Periplaneta americana isolate PAMFEO1 chromosome 5, P.americana_PAMFEO1_priV1, whole genome shotgun sequence genome:
- the LOC138700150 gene encoding uncharacterized protein produces the protein MPQTIPAPMSTPASKITASTAYARMNKDACQQGNSMIGEQLRGYQQPSLLFNVVPTAEDTDMNTSKMEQFPSASATSPSKLGPGVAKRKLFSSPHFSSSPRSNKLKMAALKAKVKRLEKKLQCL, from the exons atgcctcaaacaattcctgctcctatgagtactccagcttcaaagattactgcttcgacggcatatgccaggatgaataaagatgcatgccaacaag ggaacagtatgattggtgaacagctgaggggctatcagcaaccatcgctcctattcaatgtggttcccacagctgaag ATACTGACATGAATACATCCAAGATGGAACAGTTTCCTTCAGCTTCAGCTACATCTCCTTCCAAACTTG gtcctggtgttgcaaaacgaaaacttttctcgagtcctcacttctcatcttcacccaggagcaacaaactaaaaatggcagctctgaaagcaaaggtgaagagactggagaaaaaattgcagtgtctttaa